A section of the Octopus bimaculoides isolate UCB-OBI-ISO-001 chromosome 17, ASM119413v2, whole genome shotgun sequence genome encodes:
- the LOC106881493 gene encoding uncharacterized protein LOC106881493, translating to MIHFNVIVFLLGLFSPLVYSHGCRMEDDVCEFKLVISYKLTMLYQKILVQPYNGKLYRYDVTNFTGAEPIPTDKVITMDGFSEAVKVITINGTVPGPTIEVYKGQRVIIDVENHLFSEGTTIHWHGLHQRGTSHMDGVPWVTQCPILPGQTFRYEFNVTQIGTYWYHSHLGTQRTMGHFGALILHEKTKPKMKEHVMVISDYNHNWDSDMSFIKVGMGLYVNKKKVGITKSIEGGAFSLFQFNSGLVNGRGRYYDESGNHNGAPLTVFEVKSGEHYRFRVIAAGALYPFEVSVDGHQMVVVASDGYELEPTPVDFFTINPGERIDFTIHANNSVGNYWIRGKTLQMDKNNTFEAILRYEGASEEEPSSTASDCVQQKNCTLFNCPFLYDPYKSDKPCLNFGDLESNYPGVVPPYRSEKFKEYFLNFAFPGERGNTPASINGRVFVEPTVNPLTQPNEIDTLCDNANCGVGKVCRCTHSLNLKHDYTIQFVLTNLGSGNGFSHPVHIHGHTFYVVKMGFPKYNETTGGIISDTTDIDCRGDPKKNFCNDATWSNSKWVGDNISGIKLEKAPRKDTIMVPTGGYAVVRIVADNPGSWFVHCHIELHSKEGMALILNESFAQLPEMPDNLPECHSFKKSVYNIKKHPGKDDDKDKNGGDKDKNQDDKDDKGDKNGAGNDPTVKVALGVLIAVVCILAILVVVLVFIVVRKQKN from the coding sequence ATGATTCACTTCAACGTAATTGTATTCCTCCTGGGTCTCTTCTCACCATTAGTTTATTCTCATGGCTGTCGTATGGAGGACGACGTGTGTGAGTTTAAGCTGGTAATTTCCTATAAATTAACTATGCTATACCAGAAGATCTTGGTACAACCCTATAATGGAAAACTCTACAGATATGACGTCACTAATTTTACGGGTGCTGAACCGATACCAACTGATAAAGTCATTACGATGGATGGTTTTTCTGAGGCAGTGAAGGTGATTACAATTAATGGCACAGTTCCAGGGCCAACAATAGAAGTTTATAAAGGACAAAGAGTCATTATTGATGTAGAAAACCATTTATTTTCAGAAGGTACGACAATACATTGGCACGGCTTGCATCAAAGAGGAACATCACATATGGATGGTGTACCTTGGGTAACACAATGCCCTATTCTACCAGGTCAAACATTCAGATATGAATTTAATGTTACACAAATTGGAACTTATTGGTACCATTCTCATCTTGGAACACAACGTACCATGGGACACTTTGGTGCTTTAATACTACACGAAAAGACAAAACCTAAAATGAAAGAACATGTAATGGTAATCTCAGACTACAATCATAACTGGGATTCCGATATGAGTTTTATAAAAGTTGGCATGGGACTTTATGTGAATAAGAAAAAAGTTGGTATTACCAAATCTATTGAAGGAGGAGCTTTTAGTCTCTTTCAGTTCAATTCCGGTCTTGTGAATGGTCGAGGCCGCTATTACGATGAATCAGGGAATCACAATGGGGCCCCGCTGACTGTCTTTGAAGTAAAATCAGGTGAACATTATCGTTTCAGAGTGATCGCTGCAGGGGCTCTGTACCCGTTTGAAGTATCTGTTGATGGTCACCAGATGGTAGTCGTTGCCTCTGATGGTTATGAACTGGAACCAACACCTGTTGATTTCTTTACCATCAACCCGGGTGAGAGAATAGACTTCACAATACATGCAAATAACTCTGTCGGAAATTACTGGATCCGCGGAAAGACACTGCAAATGgacaaaaataatacatttgaagCAATTCTTCGATATGAGGGTGCTTCGGAGGAAGAACCTAGCTCCACTGCTTCTGACTGCGTTCAACAAAAGAACTGCACTTTATTCAACTGTCCTTTTCTTTATGATCCCTATAAAAGTGATAAACCATGTTTAAACTTTGGTGACTTGGAGTCTAATTATCCAGGTGTTGTACCGCCTTACCGGTCTGAGAAGTTtaaggaatattttttaaattttgcttttcctGGTGAACGTGGGAACACACCTGCATCAATAAATGGTCGGGTGTTCGTGGAACCCACGGTAAACCCTTTAACGCAACCGAATGAAATAGACACTTTATGTGATAATGCCAATTGCGGTGTAGGTAAAGTTTGTCGTTGTACCCATTCCTTAAATCTCAAGCATGATTATACTATTCAGTTTGTATTGACAAACTTGGGAAGCGGTAACGGATTCTCCCACCCTgtacacatacatggacatacattTTATGTAGTTAAAATGGGATTCCCGAAATACAATGAAACAACGGGAGGAATAATAAGTGATACTACAGATATTGATTGTAGAGGTGATCCGAAAAAGAATTTTTGTAACGATGCAACTTGGTCAAACAGCAAATGGGTGGGAGACAACATCTCcggaataaagttagaaaaggCTCCTCGAAAGGATACAATTATGGTCCCAACAGGTGGATACGCTGTAGTGAGAATTGTTGCGGACAATCCTGGATCATGGTTCGTTCACTGCCACATTGAATTACACAGCAAGGAGGGAATGGCTCTTATTCTTAACGAATCTTTCGCTCAGTTGCCAGAAATGCCGGACAATTTGCCCGAGTGTCATAGCTTCAAGAAAAGCGTTTATAACATAAAGAAACATCCTGGAAAGGATGACGATAAGGACAAAAATGGTGGAGATAAAGACAAGAACCAAGATGATAAGGATGATAAAGGTGATAAAAATGGCG